A window of Halogeometricum sp. S1BR25-6 genomic DNA:
TCGCCATCAACGTCCTCGTCGACCCCATCTTCATCTTCGGCTTCCAGAGCAATCCCCTGTTCGGGATGCTCGGCGTCCCCGGTCTCGAAGCCTCGCTGTTCGCCGCCACCGGCTTCGAGGGCTACGGGGTGACGGGCGCCGCCGTGGCGACGGTGCTCTCGCGTCTGGTGGCGACCGCCATCGGTCTCTACATCATCTTCTGGACCGACGCCGGTCCGGACATCTCGATGGGCGATTTCGTCCCCCAGCGCGAGTACATCGAGAAAATCGTCCGCCTCGGCGTCCCCAGCGCCCTCGAACAGTCCGCCAGCGCCCTCGGGTTCATCACCCTGACCGCGATGGTCGTCACGTTCGCTCCCGAGGTGGTCGCCGCCTACGGCCTCGGCAACCGCCTCACCACGCTCGTCTTCCTCCCCGCTCTCGGGTTGGGCCGCGCGACGGACACCATCGTGGGGCAGAACCTCGGCGCGGCCAAACCCGACCGGGCCGAACGGGCCGTCTGGTTGGCCGCGAAGGTCGGGGCCGCCGTCATGCTCGTCATCGGCGTCGTCGCCTACATTTTCGCCGAACCCATCGTCGGCGTCTTCATCGGCACCGGCACCGAATCGGCGGCGAGAACCATCGAACTCGGCGCGGAGTACGTCCGCATCCGCGCCTTCGAGTTCGGCTTCATCGGCGTCCTCCAGACCGTCCTCGGCGCCTACCGCGGCGCGGGCAACACGAAGACCGCGCTGGCGTTCTCGCTGTTCGCCCTCTGGGTCGGCCGCGTCCCCATCGTCTACTACCTCGCCTTCGTCCGGGACTTCGGCGAGACGGGCATCTGGATCGGGATGGCCGTCGGGCAGATGCTCGGCGCCGTCGCGGCCACCGCGTGGTTCACCCGCGGGACGTGGAAGCAGTCCGTCATCGACCGCGGCGACGCCGCCTCGGAGTGAGCGTTCTTCTCCCGTTTCGGCCGGTCACGGACGCTGGTACGCGACGGTCAGTTTCGGCGGCGTCGACCCCTCCGAGGAGTAGAAGTCCCACCCGTTGCTGCCCGAAGGGGCGAGCACCCACCCGAGGTTCGCCGCCCCGGCGACCCACGCGGCGACGCTCTTGGTCACGTCGACGGTTGTCGTGCCGGCGGTCGTCGTCCCCGTCTTCGCGTCGGCGGTCGAGGCGGCCTCCACGTCGTTGGTCTGCACGCCGCTTCCGAGCGACGACCACGTGTCCGACTCGGTCCACT
This region includes:
- a CDS encoding MATE family efflux transporter; this encodes MFALAWPIIVTELLQVAYNLADTIWLGRLSTDAVAAISLAFPLIFLLISIGGGFTVAGTILVAQYTGAKREGSAGTVAGQTFSFIIAIAVAVGLLGFFATDLMLGVLPSSAATAGQVIPLAGDYMRVFFLGLPFLFGFFVFSSLMRGYGNTRAPMVVMFISVAINVLVDPIFIFGFQSNPLFGMLGVPGLEASLFAATGFEGYGVTGAAVATVLSRLVATAIGLYIIFWTDAGPDISMGDFVPQREYIEKIVRLGVPSALEQSASALGFITLTAMVVTFAPEVVAAYGLGNRLTTLVFLPALGLGRATDTIVGQNLGAAKPDRAERAVWLAAKVGAAVMLVIGVVAYIFAEPIVGVFIGTGTESAARTIELGAEYVRIRAFEFGFIGVLQTVLGAYRGAGNTKTALAFSLFALWVGRVPIVYYLAFVRDFGETGIWIGMAVGQMLGAVAATAWFTRGTWKQSVIDRGDAASE